In one Nicotiana tomentosiformis chromosome 6, ASM39032v3, whole genome shotgun sequence genomic region, the following are encoded:
- the LOC138894122 gene encoding uncharacterized protein: MSAPPGNWEGQSTARPPLFNGQYYSWWKNKMRGHIIGEDYELWDIITDGPLATMKINAEGEEVPKTRADCTAKDLRKWEKNAKAKKWLVCRLGPDEYSRIQSCTTAKKIWDTLQVAHEGTAQVKRSVGTLLYSQYENFSIKEGDTIQEMYTRFTTLTNELKSLGRTLLEEDKVEKILTRVLPVTWESKITAIQESKNIATLRLDELIGNLTTYKLRRKIMKMDVPKKERSLALRITEGANLEEDEMAMITKDLKKYLMRGKGSSRGKNYNKARVPEKTTNEGCYKCGKTVHHIKNCPQ, encoded by the coding sequence atgagtgcaccacctggaaactgggaagggcaatccactgctaggccaccactcttcaatggccagtactactcctGGTGGAAAAACAAAATGAGAGGccacatcataggagaagactatgagctatgggacattatCACAGATGGTCCattggctaccatgaagataaatgccgaaggagaagaggtgccaaagacaagagctgaTTGCACTGCTAAGGACTTGAGAaagtgggagaagaatgctaaggccaagaaatggcttgtgtGTAGACTTGGTCCAGACGAGTACAGCAGAATTCAAAGTTGTACTACTGCTAAGAAAATTTGGGACACcttgcaagtggctcatgaaggaactgCTCAGGTGAAGAGGTCCGTAGGTActttactatattctcaatatgagaatttctcTATAAAAGAAGGAGATACtatccaagagatgtatacaaggttcaccacactgacTAATGAACTGAAGTCTCTTGGAAGGACTCttcttgaagaagacaaagttgagAAGATTCTGACTAGGGTTCTACcagttacttgggagagcaaaatcactgccattcaggaatcaaagaatattgccactcttaggttggatgagctaattggaaatctcactacTTATAAACTTAGAAGGAAAatcatgaagatggatgtacccaagaaggaaaggagtctggcactcagaatcactgaaggtgctAATCTGGAggaagatgaaatggctatgatcaccaaaGACTTAAAGAAATACCTTATGAGAGGAAAAGGTTCTTCAAGAGGTAAAAATTACAACAAAGCAAGGGTTCCTGAAAAAACGACCAATgagggctgctacaagtgtgggaagACTGTTCATCACATCAAGAACTGCCCTCAATAg